The Deltaproteobacteria bacterium genome has a segment encoding these proteins:
- a CDS encoding prolipoprotein diacylglyceryl transferase has translation MIPYFVIPPLRIGPVALQPFGILSAAGILLASRLLVREASRRGLQTEPMEKLATWAVAGGIVGAHLVHLLLYHPEELRENGPLQILKVWDGLSSTGGVVGGIICCIAFLRRHGLRFATYADAFAIAVPPGWAVARLGCFSVHDHPGVLTSFFLAVAFPGGARHDMGLYDALVLTGITILVYMLDRRTALQGRLLAVVALLYGSSRFVLDFLRARDLPYSDARYFGLTPAQYGALLLMMWGLWKLARGRRDIVHLPASAPH, from the coding sequence GTGATTCCGTACTTCGTCATTCCGCCGCTGCGAATCGGGCCGGTTGCGCTGCAGCCGTTCGGTATCCTCTCCGCAGCGGGGATCCTGCTCGCCTCGCGGCTCCTGGTACGCGAGGCGAGCAGGCGCGGACTCCAGACCGAGCCGATGGAGAAGCTCGCGACGTGGGCGGTTGCCGGCGGCATCGTCGGAGCCCACCTGGTGCATCTGCTCCTCTACCATCCGGAAGAATTGCGGGAGAACGGGCCGCTGCAGATCCTGAAAGTATGGGACGGCCTCTCTTCGACCGGCGGCGTGGTCGGCGGGATCATCTGCTGCATCGCGTTCCTGCGGCGACACGGCCTCCGGTTTGCGACGTACGCGGACGCTTTCGCTATCGCTGTTCCTCCCGGGTGGGCAGTCGCGCGACTCGGTTGCTTCTCGGTCCACGACCATCCGGGAGTTTTGACGAGCTTCTTTCTGGCAGTGGCCTTCCCCGGAGGGGCACGCCACGACATGGGACTCTACGATGCGCTCGTCCTGACCGGGATCACGATCCTCGTTTACATGCTTGACCGACGTACAGCGCTTCAGGGGAGGCTGCTGGCTGTCGTCGCGCTATTGTATGGATCTTCCAGGTTCGTTCTCGACTTCCTGCGCGCACGCGATCTCCCGTACTCAGACGCGCGGTACTTCGGTTTGACGCCCGCTCAGTATGGCGCTCTCCTCCTCATGATGTGGGGTCTCTGGAAGCTTGCTCGCGGGCGGCGAGACATTGTTCACCTGCCCGCGTCTGCGCCACATTGA
- a CDS encoding heavy metal translocating P-type ATPase, with product MKVDLDHPKGGKVIYQGREIGFCSGRCKAKFEADPQRYLRPKKAESPPPPGTEWTCPMHPQIVRNGPGSCPICGMALEPRAVSLDESNPDLDDMSRRFWASLVFTVPVFLLGMSEFLPGTPVQHALGHWLPWIELVLTTPVVLWAGWPLFERGWASIVNRSLNMFTLIALGTGIAYVFSVIATVAPSLLPETMRRGGMVPVYFEPAAFIVSLVLLGQVLELRARARTRGALKALLGLAPKVARRIDKDGSEHDVALAEVMPGDLLRVRPGEKVPVDGLVIEGRSSVDESMITGEAIPVEKGPGSRVTGATVNQTGSLVMRTERVGESTLLAQIVRMVSEAQRSRAPIQRLADKVAGWFVPIVVAVAGLTFATWMLVGPEPRFAHALVNAVAVLIIACPCALGLATPMSIMVGAGRGATAGVLIRNAEALEAMEKVDTLLVDKTGTITEGKPRIVTVQSFAPFAESEVLRLAASLERASEHPLARAIVEGARERGMSLGPAGEFTSTTGGGVSGHVEDRQVWVGSPRFLESVHVPVEGAKERAERLRAEGQTTLFVAINGQLAGLLGVADPIKPSSVEAIRLLRAEGIRVVLVTGDSRTTAETVARKLGIEDLHAEVLPSQKRDLVLRLKREGRIVAMAGDGINDAPALAAAHVGIAMGSGTDVAMESAGITLVKGDLLGIARARILSRATMRNIRQNLFWAFAYNVAGVPLAAGVLYPAFGLLLSPMIASAAMSFSSVSVIVNALRLHRIRI from the coding sequence ATGAAGGTGGATCTCGATCATCCCAAGGGCGGGAAGGTGATCTACCAGGGCCGCGAGATCGGCTTCTGCAGCGGGAGATGCAAGGCAAAATTCGAGGCCGATCCGCAGAGGTACCTCCGTCCGAAGAAGGCCGAATCGCCGCCGCCGCCGGGCACCGAATGGACTTGCCCCATGCACCCGCAGATCGTCCGCAACGGCCCCGGATCGTGCCCCATCTGCGGCATGGCGCTCGAGCCCCGCGCCGTATCACTCGACGAGAGCAATCCCGACCTGGACGACATGAGCCGGCGGTTCTGGGCGAGCCTCGTCTTCACGGTGCCGGTGTTTCTGCTCGGCATGTCCGAATTCCTGCCGGGAACGCCGGTCCAACATGCGCTTGGTCATTGGTTGCCGTGGATCGAGCTGGTGCTGACGACGCCCGTGGTCCTCTGGGCAGGCTGGCCGCTGTTCGAGCGCGGCTGGGCGTCGATCGTGAACCGAAGTCTCAACATGTTCACGCTGATCGCTCTCGGTACCGGTATCGCGTACGTATTCAGTGTCATCGCGACCGTCGCCCCGAGCCTTCTTCCGGAAACAATGCGGCGCGGCGGAATGGTTCCCGTCTACTTCGAGCCGGCGGCGTTCATCGTTTCGCTCGTCCTCCTCGGCCAGGTCCTCGAGCTTCGAGCGCGGGCGAGAACGCGCGGAGCGCTCAAGGCACTGCTGGGGCTCGCTCCAAAGGTCGCTCGCCGCATCGACAAGGACGGCTCCGAGCACGACGTCGCACTCGCGGAGGTGATGCCCGGCGACCTGCTCCGGGTTCGCCCGGGCGAGAAGGTGCCCGTCGACGGCCTCGTCATCGAGGGGCGCAGCAGCGTCGACGAGTCGATGATCACGGGGGAAGCAATCCCGGTCGAAAAGGGCCCTGGCAGCAGGGTCACCGGCGCGACGGTCAACCAGACGGGGAGCCTGGTGATGCGCACCGAGCGCGTCGGCGAGTCGACCCTGCTGGCGCAGATCGTGCGCATGGTCAGCGAGGCGCAGCGGAGCCGCGCGCCCATCCAGCGACTTGCGGACAAGGTAGCGGGTTGGTTCGTGCCCATCGTCGTTGCTGTCGCCGGGCTGACCTTCGCGACCTGGATGCTGGTCGGACCGGAACCGCGATTCGCGCACGCGCTGGTGAATGCCGTGGCCGTCTTGATCATCGCTTGCCCGTGCGCACTCGGTCTCGCCACCCCGATGAGCATCATGGTGGGCGCGGGACGGGGCGCGACCGCGGGCGTCCTCATCCGCAATGCCGAGGCGCTCGAGGCCATGGAGAAGGTCGACACGCTTCTCGTCGACAAGACAGGCACAATCACCGAGGGAAAGCCGCGGATCGTGACCGTTCAATCTTTCGCACCATTCGCCGAATCGGAGGTGCTCCGGCTCGCAGCAAGCCTGGAGCGCGCCAGCGAGCATCCGCTCGCGCGCGCCATCGTGGAGGGCGCACGAGAGCGCGGAATGTCATTGGGACCTGCAGGCGAGTTCACCTCGACGACCGGCGGTGGCGTCAGCGGCCACGTCGAGGACCGCCAGGTCTGGGTCGGAAGCCCGCGGTTTCTGGAAAGCGTGCATGTTCCCGTCGAAGGAGCGAAAGAGCGGGCGGAAAGGCTGCGCGCCGAAGGGCAGACCACGCTGTTCGTCGCCATCAATGGGCAGCTCGCGGGGTTGCTTGGAGTCGCAGATCCCATCAAGCCATCCAGCGTAGAGGCGATTCGGCTACTGCGAGCTGAAGGCATCCGGGTCGTGCTGGTCACGGGCGACAGCCGTACGACCGCGGAGACCGTGGCGCGGAAGCTGGGCATCGAGGACCTTCACGCAGAGGTCCTGCCGTCGCAGAAGAGAGACCTCGTGCTGCGGCTGAAGCGCGAAGGCCGCATCGTCGCGATGGCCGGAGACGGCATCAACGACGCGCCGGCGCTTGCAGCCGCGCACGTCGGCATCGCCATGGGCAGCGGAACCGACGTGGCAATGGAGAGCGCCGGAATCACGCTGGTGAAGGGCGACCTCCTCGGCATCGCTCGAGCCCGGATTCTGAGCCGCGCCACCATGCGCAACATCCGGCAGAACCTGTTCTGGGCGTTCGCCTACAACGTGGCCGGCGTGCCGCTCGCGGCGGGCGTTCTCTACCCGGCCTTCGGCCTGCTGCTAAGCCCGATGATCGCCAGCGCAGCAATGAGCTTCAGCTCGGTCTCGGTGATCGTCAACGCTCTGCGCCTTCACCGAATTCGCATCTAA
- a CDS encoding UBP-type zinc finger domain-containing protein, producing MERVCNDLEKLGEPGRTAVKPSGAGCKECLESGGEWVHLRLCMSCGHVGCCDSSPNHHATKHFHRTKHPAIKSFEPGEDWAYCYVDDMTVDGLSFLPGESTSRHYTAPHPSHP from the coding sequence ATGGAACGGGTCTGCAACGATCTCGAAAAGCTCGGCGAGCCCGGTCGCACGGCGGTCAAGCCCAGCGGCGCGGGATGCAAGGAATGCCTGGAATCCGGCGGCGAATGGGTCCACTTGCGGCTCTGCATGAGCTGCGGCCACGTCGGCTGCTGTGACTCGTCTCCGAATCACCACGCGACCAAGCATTTCCACCGGACGAAGCACCCGGCGATCAAGTCGTTCGAGCCCGGAGAGGATTGGGCGTATTGCTACGTCGACGACATGACGGTCGACGGTCTGAGCTTCCTTCCCGGTGAGTCCACGTCGCGTCATTACACCGCGCCCCATCCGTCCCACCCCTGA
- a CDS encoding pirin family protein encodes MAANQNDPSVIKVPVNREPRQIVTAHRQLEGAGFVVRRPLPSGEVDMVDPFLLIDEMGPVDYGPGEAVGAPDHPHRGFETVTYSLAGEFEHEDSAGHRGVLRAGDVQWMTAGAGIIHSEMPSRRIREEGGRVHGFQIWINLPARLKMARPRYQEVPAAKIPEAVTADGKARVRIVAGEALGAKAVIDTHTPIVYQDWSLEELADVTVPVPASHNALAYVFEGSAKVGEQDLREGQLAVLGAGDAVRLRGGKGRLLLLAGEPLRERVAHYGPFVMNSEDEILQAMRDFQSGRMGEITRTAQVQ; translated from the coding sequence ATGGCAGCGAATCAGAATGACCCGAGCGTCATCAAAGTGCCTGTGAACCGTGAACCGCGCCAGATCGTCACCGCCCACCGGCAGCTCGAGGGAGCCGGCTTCGTCGTCCGTCGCCCGTTGCCGAGCGGAGAGGTGGACATGGTGGACCCCTTCCTGCTCATCGATGAGATGGGACCGGTCGACTACGGTCCGGGAGAGGCGGTGGGCGCACCTGACCATCCGCATCGCGGCTTCGAAACCGTGACGTATTCGCTGGCAGGCGAGTTCGAGCACGAGGACTCGGCCGGCCACCGCGGCGTGCTCCGGGCAGGGGACGTGCAGTGGATGACCGCCGGAGCCGGCATCATCCATTCAGAGATGCCTTCGCGACGGATCCGGGAGGAAGGCGGCCGCGTGCACGGATTCCAGATCTGGATCAACCTGCCCGCGCGTCTGAAGATGGCTCGGCCGCGCTATCAGGAGGTCCCGGCCGCGAAGATTCCGGAGGCGGTGACCGCTGACGGCAAGGCGCGGGTGCGGATCGTAGCTGGCGAAGCGCTCGGCGCAAAAGCGGTGATCGACACACACACACCGATTGTCTACCAGGACTGGTCGCTCGAGGAGCTCGCCGACGTCACCGTTCCGGTTCCTGCCAGCCACAACGCGCTCGCGTACGTCTTCGAGGGGTCCGCGAAGGTGGGCGAGCAGGATCTGCGCGAGGGACAACTCGCCGTCCTCGGCGCGGGCGACGCCGTCCGCCTGCGCGGTGGCAAGGGACGCTTGCTGCTGCTGGCGGGCGAGCCGCTGCGCGAACGCGTCGCGCACTACGGGCCGTTCGTGATGAACAGCGAGGACGAGATCCTGCAGGCGATGCGCGACTTCCAGAGCGGGCGCATGGGGGAGATCACGCGCACGGCGCAGGTGCAGTGA